The DNA sequence tgcatacataaGTGTGTACATACGTATTCGTGTACATACGTATGCGTGTACATACATGTGTTAAACGGCCGAAATGTGAGATCTGTTTTTGCCTCTGCATCGACGCTTAAGCACAAAAAGGGATATCATCCCGTTCGCAAGACCAATGGggaaatgataaaatttttaaatgaaatgagTAGAATTTGGCTATAATGCAAGTGGCACTACAacttttgatattttttttttgattttttaaaaattacattaacTGATCATCATTTTAGCTTGTACAATTTCTCCTATGgggaaaaataagaaaaacaaaataggacaaagaaaaaaaaaaaaaaaaaaaaagtaatgaaATAACGAAAATTTGGCAGGataaaatgatgaaatgTACTCGCCAGCGAATTCGacgtttaaaaaaaaaaaaaaaatagtgcATTTTTCAGTTTGCTCTTAATTTGCTTTTAATTCGTGTTTGTGTTTAATTTTAtcgttttttttcttttttttcttttttttctttttttcctttttttttcttttttttctttttttcctttttttttcttttcttttttctttttatttcatccATCATTTCTTGCTTTTTCTCTTCCTTTTtctcttccttttttccttccttttttcttaagTTTTCATAGTTATTTCGCTTtcaataaaatgataaaccTTCCAATGAATTCTTTTTCTTGTAACTTAATTTTTAGCCTAAAATATGCAGTGTTGATGAAGCCTTAAAATGAATGTATAGCAGTTCTTTGTGTACTTTTTGGCAGAAACAGTCATATTTTcctacatatatacgcatatatatatatatatatatatatatatatatgtataatacatatacaaatgcATGTGCACACATACTTGTACGCACATTTACCCACGTATACCTATGCATACGctcatacgtatatgtacatacttattatacatttgtaTACGTACGCTCCGTGTGTGTACAAATAACAGTGCTTAAATTACACACACGCACAGTAATCTAAAGTCGAAAGGAGAGTTTTCCTTGGTTCACTAAAATAgagaattttatatattcatttgcTTAGTTATTCGCTTAcgtatttaaatatatatttaaatacaaatatatatttaaatacaaatatatatttaaatatttattttattatttattttgtttaattttattttatttttatttttatttttttttctgtcaTGCATTATACGCTGAGCGTTTATGAACTATGTGCAATTAACTACTTAacattgtaaattttttttttttttttttttttttaaacattcaATTGGGAGGAAGCCGGTTTGCACGTTATCCCTCCATTAATCATTCCATTTCGTAGTCCATTTTGTCATCTGTATTATCgtcctttttattatatatttctccCCCTTTTCTTTAGCTTTTCCTGAATGTTTATAAACAGCGTAGGAGAATGTCTCATCAGCATAACGTATTATACAGatagataaaatataaaataaaaaaatagcagCATATATACGATAGGggaaaaaattgataaattcCATTTCATTTCGTGTATAAGTTAAAAGCGCTCTAGGGATTACACATAATAAGGCTGAACGTGAAGCTCAAGTGCTTGTCATATGTATTctcatatgtatacatatatgtatatatatatatatatatatgcatagtTATAAGTGTATATGCAGGTACATGCATATTTAGATAAACCGTTACGTACACGTGGCtgtacacacacatatatcgATTTGTTTGTCCCCCGTTTGGCCTCAtcgaataataatttaaatgtagCTTAAGGTGAAAGACGCAACATGAGTGAAGTACCCATGTGCTTGTTTATTGCCTGCTCAACGAGAGATAACACAAGTCGAGAGTACATATACacgattttaaaaaataggtTATTAGGTAGTCATGTATGTATAGATACGAATATATTAGATGTTCCAAcgaatttaaaattttgttcatttgatgatttattaaaatgtgcagatgatttacaaaaatacgatacatatacatatggttgtttgaaaaaaatagaaaaaatcgCAAAAgaatatgatgaaaatatagaattaaaaataatttatcaacgtcaacatattaatattgaTCAATATATTAGAAGATTTAGTTGGGATGATGCAAAGTACCCAAGGAATAGATCCCTTACAGATACAATTGatattatgataaataatataacaaaattatcaGATGAAATTCAAATAAAGTCTAGTATGCTTAATGAtctaaaggaaaaaaaaaaaaaagaagtaccAACAAATagtgtaaataatttttttttaagaaatttaaatgaaatattaacaCCACAAACTGTGAGCCAATCTGATTTTATTGAAACAGAATATTTAACAACTCTTATTGCATATATTCCGAAAAATTTAGAAGATGAATggttaaataattatgagaAATTTTCAGACTATGTTGTTCCAAGGTCTACTGagcaatttaaaaatttaatagaCAAAGATGGAAATACATTATGGAAAGTTTacgtttttaaaaaatttgcagaaaattttaaagaagcagctaaaggaaaaaaatttattgtcAAATCTTTTAAGTATGACGAAAAACattataatgatattatGGAATCAAGAACAAAAGTAGAAGCAGAAATTATAAGACAAGAATCATTTTTAAGAAGAATGTGTTTAGCTGCTTTTtctgatatatttattgcctttattcatattaacattttaagAGTATTCTGTGAATCAGTCCTTAGGTTTGGTGTACCCCCAAATTTTGCATCCTTTAGTATTAGAATAAACGGGGagagtaaagaaaaaaaagttcgaaaaaaattatatgatatattttctagCACCGATTCAATAGGCAAAAACTACATCAAGAGATCCGATGATAACGATGAAGAGATTTATCCCTATGTTTCCGTCTCGTTTAAGATTTGAATCTTTGCCTTTCCCCGCGCACCGGAAAAGAATTAGCAGCAAACTAGCGGTAGATTAGAGCTAGATTAACGGAAGATTAGCTGCGAGATGAAGAAAAAGATTATGAACAAGTCAGAATTTGTGATGAGGACTGAGCAGATACTTCAACACGCATCAATGCAGT is a window from the Plasmodium malariae genome assembly, chromosome: 2 genome containing:
- the PmUG01_02017600 gene encoding V-type proton ATPase subunit C, putative; the encoded protein is MSEVPMCLFIACSTRDNTSREYIYTILKNRLLGSHVCIDTNILDVPTNLKFCSFDDLLKCADDLQKYDTYTYGCLKKIEKIAKEYDENIELKIIYQRQHINIDQYIRRFSWDDAKYPRNRSLTDTIDIMINNITKLSDEIQIKSSMLNDLKEKKKKEVPTNSVNNFFLRNLNEILTPQTVSQSDFIETEYLTTLIAYIPKNLEDEWLNNYEKFSDYVVPRSTEQFKNLIDKDGNTLWKVYVFKKFAENFKEAAKGKKFIVKSFKYDEKHYNDIMESRTKVEAEIIRQESFLRRMCLAAFSDIFIAFIHINILRVFCESVLRFGVPPNFASFSIRINGESKEKKVRKKLYDIFSSTDSIGKNYIKRSDDNDEEIYPYVSVSFKI